A window of the Azospirillum brasilense genome harbors these coding sequences:
- the fdhF gene encoding formate dehydrogenase subunit alpha, with the protein MSDRILFHLDDELVEAHAGETIWQVANRLGTEIPHLCYADEPGYRADGNCRACMVEIDGERAMSASCVRHPTPGMRVRSASENAKFARKMVIEMLVADQPKREEAHDPDSKFWRWADRLEVSDSRFPSRECAPKPDFSHPAMAVQLDACIQCNLCVRACREVQVNDVIGMALRGHKETIVFDFADPMGDSTCVACGECVQACPTGALMPKTQVDLNSGVFAAAPDRKVDSVCPYCGVGCQLTYNIKDEKLLSVTGGDGPANKNRLCVKGRFGFDYIHHPHRLTKPLIRKEGVSKHDVDIDPLNPLTHFREASWEEALEVATAGLRKIRDERGGSALAGFGSAKGSNEEAYLFQKLVRVGFGTNNVDHCTRLCHASSVAALIEGIGSGAVTAPFMAAKDAEVIVVIGSNPTENHPVAATFFKNAAKRGAKLVIMDPRGQVLKRHASHMLQFKPGRDVPMLNAMLNVIISEGLYDERYVAEHTQDFEELRAHIASFTPEAMEAVCGIPAEQLREVARLYATSKGSIIFWGMGVSQHTHGTDNVRCLIALSLVTGQIGRPGTGLHPLRGQNNVQGASDAGLIPMMFPDYRPVDDPEVHAFYEDFWDTKLDSKRGLTVVEIMDAIHAGSLNGMYVMGENPAMSDPDVEHARDALAKLDHLVVQDLFLTETAKYADVVLPASAWPEKTGTVTNTNRQVQLGRQALPPPGDARQDLWIVNAMARGLGLDWNYEHPRDVFREMKGAMPSLDNITWERLERERSVTYPSLSADDPGQEIVFGDGFPTATGRGRLVPADVIPPAEEPDAEFPMVLTTGRQLEHWHTGSMTRRAQVLDDLEPEAVAYMSPADLRRMGAKGGDRMKVTTRRGTIELKARSDYNVPSGLVFVPFCYAEAAANVLTNPKLDPYGKIPEFKFAAARIEPAA; encoded by the coding sequence ATGAGCGACCGCATCCTGTTCCACCTCGACGACGAGCTCGTCGAAGCCCACGCCGGCGAGACGATCTGGCAGGTCGCCAACCGCCTGGGCACCGAGATCCCGCATCTCTGCTACGCCGACGAGCCGGGCTACCGCGCGGACGGCAACTGCCGGGCCTGCATGGTCGAGATCGACGGCGAGCGCGCCATGTCGGCCTCCTGCGTGCGCCACCCGACGCCGGGCATGCGCGTCCGTTCGGCCAGCGAGAACGCCAAGTTCGCCCGCAAGATGGTCATCGAGATGCTGGTCGCCGACCAGCCGAAGCGGGAGGAGGCCCACGACCCCGACAGCAAGTTCTGGCGCTGGGCCGACCGCCTGGAGGTCTCGGACAGCCGCTTCCCCAGCCGGGAATGCGCGCCGAAGCCCGACTTCAGCCACCCGGCCATGGCGGTGCAGCTCGACGCCTGCATCCAGTGCAACCTGTGCGTCCGCGCTTGCCGCGAGGTCCAGGTCAACGACGTGATCGGCATGGCGCTGCGCGGCCACAAGGAGACGATCGTCTTCGACTTCGCCGACCCGATGGGCGACAGCACCTGCGTTGCCTGCGGCGAGTGCGTCCAGGCCTGCCCGACCGGCGCGCTGATGCCGAAGACCCAGGTGGACCTGAACAGCGGCGTCTTCGCCGCCGCCCCGGACCGCAAGGTGGACAGCGTCTGCCCCTATTGCGGCGTCGGCTGCCAGCTGACCTACAACATCAAGGACGAGAAGCTGCTGTCGGTGACGGGCGGCGACGGTCCTGCCAACAAGAACCGGCTGTGCGTGAAGGGCCGCTTCGGCTTCGACTACATCCACCACCCGCACCGCCTGACCAAGCCGCTGATCCGCAAGGAGGGCGTTTCCAAGCACGACGTGGACATCGACCCGCTCAACCCGCTGACCCACTTCCGCGAGGCGAGCTGGGAGGAGGCACTGGAGGTCGCCACCGCCGGCCTGCGCAAGATCCGCGACGAGCGGGGCGGCTCGGCGCTCGCCGGTTTCGGTTCGGCCAAGGGCTCCAACGAGGAAGCCTACCTGTTCCAGAAGCTGGTGCGCGTCGGCTTCGGCACCAACAACGTCGACCATTGCACCCGCCTGTGCCACGCCTCCTCGGTGGCGGCGCTGATCGAGGGCATCGGGTCGGGCGCGGTGACGGCCCCCTTCATGGCGGCCAAGGACGCCGAGGTGATCGTCGTCATCGGCTCCAACCCGACGGAGAACCACCCGGTCGCCGCGACCTTCTTCAAGAATGCGGCCAAGCGCGGCGCCAAGCTGGTCATCATGGACCCGCGCGGCCAGGTGCTGAAGCGCCACGCCAGCCACATGCTGCAGTTCAAGCCGGGCCGCGACGTGCCCATGCTGAACGCCATGCTGAACGTCATCATCAGCGAGGGGCTGTACGACGAGCGGTATGTGGCGGAGCACACCCAGGACTTCGAGGAGCTGCGCGCCCACATCGCCAGCTTCACCCCGGAGGCCATGGAAGCGGTCTGCGGCATCCCGGCGGAGCAGCTCCGCGAGGTCGCGCGCCTCTACGCCACCTCCAAGGGCTCGATCATCTTCTGGGGCATGGGCGTGTCGCAGCACACCCACGGCACCGACAACGTGCGCTGCCTGATCGCCCTGTCGCTGGTCACCGGCCAGATCGGGCGCCCCGGCACCGGCCTGCACCCGCTGCGCGGCCAGAACAACGTCCAGGGCGCCTCCGACGCCGGCCTGATCCCGATGATGTTCCCGGACTACCGCCCGGTTGACGATCCCGAGGTCCACGCCTTCTACGAGGATTTCTGGGACACCAAGCTGGACTCCAAGCGCGGCCTGACGGTCGTGGAGATCATGGACGCGATCCATGCCGGCTCGCTGAACGGCATGTACGTGATGGGCGAGAACCCGGCCATGTCCGACCCGGACGTGGAGCACGCCCGCGACGCGCTCGCCAAGCTCGACCATCTGGTGGTGCAGGACCTGTTCCTGACCGAGACGGCCAAATACGCCGACGTGGTGCTGCCCGCCTCGGCCTGGCCGGAGAAGACCGGCACGGTGACCAACACCAACCGCCAGGTCCAGCTCGGCCGCCAGGCCCTGCCGCCTCCGGGCGACGCCCGGCAGGATCTGTGGATCGTCAACGCCATGGCCCGCGGCCTGGGTCTGGACTGGAACTACGAGCATCCGCGCGACGTGTTCCGGGAGATGAAGGGGGCGATGCCGTCGCTCGACAACATCACCTGGGAGCGGCTGGAGCGTGAGCGCTCGGTGACCTACCCCAGCCTGTCCGCGGACGATCCCGGCCAGGAGATCGTGTTCGGCGACGGCTTCCCCACGGCCACCGGCCGCGGGCGTCTGGTCCCCGCCGACGTGATCCCGCCGGCGGAGGAGCCGGACGCGGAGTTCCCGATGGTCCTGACCACCGGGCGCCAGCTGGAGCATTGGCACACCGGTTCGATGACCCGGCGCGCCCAGGTTCTGGACGATCTGGAGCCGGAGGCGGTGGCCTACATGAGCCCGGCGGACCTGCGGCGGATGGGCGCCAAGGGCGGCGACCGCATGAAGGTCACCACCCGGCGCGGCACCATCGAGCTGAAGGCGCGGTCGGACTACAACGTCCCGTCCGGGCTGGTGTTCGTGCCCTTCTGCTACGCCGAGGCGGCGGCCAACGTGCTGACCAACCCGAAGCTGGACCCCTACGGGAAGATTCCCGAGTTCAAGTTCGCCGCGGCCCGCATCGAGCCGGCGGCATAG
- the frc gene encoding formyl-CoA transferase, whose amino-acid sequence MSKPLEGIKIIDFTHVQAGPACTQLLAWYGADVIKVERPGSGDVTRNQLRDIPEADALYFTMLNSNKRSLTLDTKTPQGKEILEKLIKESDVLVENFGPGALDRMGFTWERINELNPGMIVASVKGFSDGHHYEDLKVYENVAQCAGGAASTTGFWDGPPTVSAAALGDSNTGMHLAIGILTALMGRSKTGKGQKVAVSMQDSVINLCRVKLRDQQRLDRVGYLEEYPQYPHGEFSDVVPRGGNAGGGGQPGWVLKCKGAETDPNAYIYFTIQGHAWAPICKALGKPEWIDDPAYNTAQARQDKIFDIFAFIEGWLADKTKYEAVDILRKFDIPCAPVLTMKEIAECPSLRKSGTIVEVDHKARGKYLTVGSPIKFSDMTVEVTGSPLLGEHSDEVLASLGYSKEQIAELHANKVV is encoded by the coding sequence ATGAGCAAGCCGCTCGAAGGAATCAAGATCATCGACTTCACCCACGTTCAGGCTGGCCCCGCCTGCACGCAGCTCCTCGCTTGGTACGGCGCGGACGTCATCAAGGTGGAGCGGCCGGGTTCCGGCGACGTCACCCGCAACCAGCTCCGTGACATTCCCGAAGCGGACGCGCTCTACTTCACGATGCTGAACAGCAACAAGCGCTCGCTGACGCTGGACACCAAGACCCCGCAGGGCAAGGAAATCCTTGAGAAGCTGATCAAGGAGTCCGACGTCCTCGTGGAGAACTTCGGGCCGGGCGCGCTCGACCGCATGGGCTTCACCTGGGAGCGCATCAACGAGCTGAACCCGGGCATGATCGTCGCCTCGGTGAAGGGCTTCAGCGACGGCCACCATTACGAGGACCTGAAGGTCTACGAGAACGTCGCCCAGTGCGCCGGCGGCGCGGCTTCGACCACCGGTTTCTGGGACGGCCCGCCGACCGTCAGCGCCGCCGCCCTCGGCGACAGCAACACCGGCATGCACCTCGCCATCGGCATCCTGACCGCCCTCATGGGCCGTTCGAAGACCGGCAAGGGCCAGAAGGTCGCCGTGTCGATGCAGGACTCGGTCATCAACCTCTGCCGCGTCAAGCTGCGCGACCAGCAGCGCCTCGACCGCGTCGGCTACCTGGAAGAATACCCGCAGTACCCGCACGGCGAGTTCTCCGACGTGGTTCCGCGTGGCGGCAACGCCGGCGGTGGCGGCCAGCCGGGCTGGGTCCTGAAGTGCAAGGGCGCCGAGACCGATCCGAACGCCTACATCTACTTCACCATCCAGGGCCATGCCTGGGCGCCGATCTGCAAGGCTCTCGGCAAGCCGGAGTGGATTGACGATCCGGCCTACAACACCGCCCAGGCGCGTCAGGACAAGATCTTCGACATCTTCGCCTTCATCGAAGGCTGGCTGGCCGACAAGACGAAGTACGAGGCGGTCGACATCCTGCGCAAGTTCGACATCCCGTGCGCCCCGGTGCTGACCATGAAGGAAATCGCCGAGTGCCCGTCGCTCCGCAAGAGCGGCACGATCGTCGAGGTCGATCACAAGGCCCGCGGCAAGTACCTGACCGTCGGCAGCCCGATCAAGTTCTCCGACATGACCGTCGAAGTGACCGGATCGCCGCTGCTCGGCGAGCACTCCGACGAGGTTCTGGCCAGCCTCGGCTACAGCAAGGAACAGATCGCCGAGCTGCACGCCAACAAGGTTGTCTGA
- the oxc gene encoding oxalyl-CoA decarboxylase, with protein MSAVTVLNNQATAATDAEPALTDGFQLVIDALKLNGIENLYVVPGIPISDLLRMAQGEGLRVISFRHEQNAGNAAAIAGFLTKKPGVCMTVSAPGFLNGLTALANATTNCFPMILISGSSEREIVDLQQGDYEEMDQLAIAKPLCKAAFRVLHAQDIGIAVARAIRAAVSGRPGGVYLDLPAKLFSQVMDAAEGARSLVKVVDAAPAQLPSPDSVARALEVLKGAKRPLIILGKGAAYAQADEAVRELVEKSGIPFLPMSMAKGLLPDTHPQSAGAARSMVLKDADVVVLVGARLNWLLSHGKGKTWGEPGSKTFIQIDIEPREMDSNVAIVAPLVGDIGSCVSALTAGMAKGWTPPPAEWTGAVSARKEANIAKMAPKLMSNASPMNFHGALGALRRVVQERPEALLVNEGANTLDLARGIIDMHQPRKRLDVGTWGVMGIGMGFAVAAAVESGKPVLAVEGDSAFGFSGMEVETICRYKLPVCIVVFNNNGIYKGTDVNPTGGSDPSPMVFVPDSRYDKMMEAFGGEGVNVTTPDELYRAVSAAMDSGRPTLINAVIDPNAGSESGNIGSLNPTSAVRKGPKT; from the coding sequence ATGTCAGCCGTCACAGTCCTCAACAACCAAGCCACGGCCGCCACCGATGCGGAACCGGCGCTGACGGATGGTTTCCAGCTCGTCATCGATGCCCTCAAGCTCAACGGCATCGAGAACCTCTACGTCGTGCCGGGCATCCCGATTTCCGACCTGCTGCGCATGGCCCAGGGCGAGGGGCTGCGGGTCATCTCCTTCCGCCACGAGCAGAACGCCGGCAACGCCGCCGCCATCGCCGGCTTCCTGACCAAGAAGCCGGGCGTGTGCATGACCGTCTCGGCGCCGGGCTTCCTCAACGGCCTGACCGCGCTGGCCAACGCCACCACCAACTGCTTCCCGATGATCCTGATCTCCGGCTCCTCGGAGCGCGAGATCGTCGACCTCCAGCAGGGCGACTACGAGGAGATGGACCAGCTGGCCATCGCCAAGCCGCTGTGCAAGGCGGCCTTCCGCGTGCTGCACGCCCAGGACATCGGCATCGCGGTGGCCCGCGCGATCCGCGCCGCGGTGTCGGGCCGTCCGGGCGGCGTCTACCTCGACCTGCCGGCCAAGCTGTTCTCGCAGGTGATGGACGCCGCCGAGGGCGCGCGCTCGCTGGTCAAGGTGGTCGACGCCGCCCCGGCGCAGCTGCCCTCGCCGGACTCGGTGGCGCGCGCCCTGGAGGTGCTGAAGGGCGCCAAGCGGCCGCTGATCATCCTCGGCAAGGGCGCCGCCTATGCCCAGGCCGACGAGGCGGTGCGCGAGCTGGTCGAGAAGAGCGGCATTCCGTTCCTGCCGATGAGCATGGCCAAGGGCCTGCTGCCCGACACCCACCCGCAGTCGGCGGGGGCGGCGCGCTCGATGGTGCTGAAGGACGCCGACGTGGTGGTCCTGGTGGGGGCGCGGCTGAACTGGCTGCTGTCGCACGGCAAGGGCAAGACCTGGGGCGAGCCGGGGTCGAAGACCTTCATCCAGATCGACATCGAGCCGCGCGAGATGGACAGCAACGTGGCGATCGTGGCGCCGCTGGTCGGCGACATCGGGTCGTGCGTGTCGGCGCTGACGGCGGGCATGGCCAAGGGCTGGACGCCGCCGCCGGCGGAGTGGACGGGGGCGGTGTCGGCGCGCAAGGAGGCGAACATCGCCAAGATGGCGCCCAAGCTGATGAGCAACGCCTCGCCGATGAACTTCCACGGCGCGCTCGGCGCGCTGCGCCGGGTGGTGCAGGAGCGGCCGGAGGCGCTGCTGGTGAACGAGGGGGCGAACACGCTGGACCTGGCGCGCGGGATCATCGACATGCACCAGCCGCGCAAGCGCCTGGACGTCGGGACCTGGGGCGTGATGGGCATCGGGATGGGCTTCGCGGTGGCGGCTGCGGTGGAGTCCGGCAAGCCGGTTCTGGCGGTGGAAGGCGACAGCGCCTTCGGCTTCTCGGGCATGGAGGTGGAGACGATCTGCCGGTACAAGCTGCCGGTGTGCATCGTGGTGTTCAACAACAACGGCATCTACAAGGGGACGGACGTGAACCCGACGGGCGGGTCGGACCCGTCGCCGATGGTCTTCGTTCCGGACTCGCGCTACGACAAGATGATGGAGGCCTTCGGCGGCGAGGGCGTCAACGTGACGACGCCGGACGAGCTGTACCGGGCGGTCAGCGCGGCCATGGACAGCGGTCGGCCGACGCTGATCAACGCGGTGATCGACCCCAACGCCGGGTCGGAGAGCGGCAACATCGGCAGCCTCAACCCCACCAGCGCCGTCCGCAAGGGTCCCAAGACCTGA
- the soxR gene encoding redox-sensitive transcriptional activator SoxR, protein MAILDPADMDKDLSVGEVAERSGVAVSTIHFYESKGLIASWRSSGNQRRFPRDVLRRIAVIKVAQRLGVPLATIAQALKTLPDGRTPTAEDWKRLSAAWKADLDERIAVLTRLRDGLEECIGCGCLSLGECPLRNPWDELSEDGPGPRLLDPR, encoded by the coding sequence ATGGCGATTCTCGATCCCGCGGACATGGACAAGGACCTTTCCGTGGGCGAGGTCGCGGAACGCTCCGGTGTGGCAGTGTCCACCATCCACTTCTACGAATCAAAGGGGCTGATCGCGAGCTGGCGGAGCAGCGGCAACCAGCGCCGCTTCCCCCGCGACGTGCTCCGGCGCATCGCCGTCATCAAGGTGGCCCAGCGCCTGGGCGTCCCCCTGGCCACCATCGCGCAGGCGCTGAAGACCCTGCCGGACGGCCGCACCCCCACCGCAGAGGACTGGAAACGCTTGTCCGCGGCCTGGAAAGCGGACCTGGACGAGCGCATCGCCGTGCTCACCAGGCTGCGCGACGGGCTGGAGGAGTGCATCGGCTGCGGCTGCCTGTCGCTCGGCGAATGCCCGCTGCGCAACCCCTGGGACGAGCTGTCGGAGGACGGCCCCGGCCCGCGCCTGCTCGATCCGCGATGA
- a CDS encoding lipid kinase: MSADRRRALLIVNGKARQGQRALDDIREEAAKAGVTLIRAECREREDIAEAIRDHADSVDMVIIGGGDGTLNAAAPALADTGLPLAILPMGTANDLARTLGIPLDLREAARLAVSGPIRRIDLGEVNGVAFFNVASIGLSVELARELTREMKRRWGVFGYAVAAFRVARRMAPFRAEIRINGARHRVKSVQIGVGNGRHYGGGMTVQENAAPDDGQLDVYSIDLRGWWEWPLLYPDFRRGRHGHWKNVHAWYGQEVEITTRHRRPVNTDGDITTHTPARFRVRPGAVAVIAPPR; encoded by the coding sequence CTGAGCGCCGACCGACGCCGCGCGCTGCTGATCGTCAACGGGAAGGCCCGCCAGGGGCAGCGCGCGCTCGACGACATCCGGGAGGAGGCCGCGAAGGCGGGCGTTACCCTGATCCGCGCCGAGTGCCGCGAGCGGGAGGACATCGCCGAGGCGATCCGCGACCATGCCGACTCGGTGGACATGGTCATCATCGGGGGCGGCGACGGCACGCTGAACGCTGCCGCCCCGGCGCTGGCCGACACCGGCCTGCCGCTCGCCATCCTGCCCATGGGCACGGCGAACGATCTGGCGCGCACGCTGGGAATCCCGCTGGACCTGCGGGAGGCGGCGAGGCTGGCGGTCAGCGGGCCGATTCGCCGGATCGACCTGGGCGAGGTCAACGGCGTGGCCTTCTTCAACGTCGCCAGCATCGGTCTCAGCGTCGAACTGGCCCGCGAACTGACGCGCGAGATGAAGCGGCGCTGGGGCGTGTTCGGCTACGCCGTGGCGGCCTTCCGCGTGGCGCGGCGCATGGCGCCCTTCCGCGCCGAGATCCGCATCAACGGGGCGCGGCACCGCGTCAAGTCGGTGCAGATCGGAGTCGGCAACGGACGCCATTACGGCGGCGGCATGACCGTGCAGGAGAACGCCGCCCCCGACGACGGGCAGTTGGACGTCTACAGCATCGACCTGCGCGGCTGGTGGGAGTGGCCCCTGCTGTACCCGGACTTCCGGCGCGGGCGGCACGGGCATTGGAAAAACGTCCATGCCTGGTACGGGCAGGAGGTGGAGATCACCACCCGCCACCGCCGCCCGGTCAACACGGACGGCGACATCACCACCCACACCCCGGCGCGCTTCCGCGTGCGGCCGGGAGCCGTCGCGGTGATCGCGCCGCCGCGGTGA
- a CDS encoding NAD(P)H-dependent oxidoreductase subunit E, translating into MDTAIVAKDDTKRRSIHPGSGRRNTRPQPKGRQVDPAALAEVQELLGDRSRQRDLLIEHLHLLQDTYHGLHARHLAALAHEMRLALVEVYEVASFYAHFDIVMDGEEAPPPVTVRVCDSLSCCMAGGEKLLDELKAADMGPDVRVVRAPCMGACHNAPAVAIGHALHENATVESVVTAVKNGETHPQLPTYVSLEQYKAEGGYRLLADCLTGNVPVDDILGKLEGANLRGLGGAGFPTGRKWRFVRHEPGPRLMAVNGDEGEPGTFKDRYYLENDPHRFLEGMLIGAWVVEATDVYIYLRDEYPHIREVLEHEITAVEKAGLAGHTRIHLRRGAGAYICGEESAMLESIEGKRGLPRHKPPFPSVVGLFGRPTLINNVETLFWIRDILEKGADWWGSHGRNGRKGLRSYSVSGHVKDPGVKLAPAGVTIRELIDEYCGGMADGHTLKGYLPGGASGGILPASMDDIPLDFGTLEQHGCFIGSAAVVVLSDKDDMRKVVRNLLDFFEDESCGQCTPCRVGTEKAVALIKQPVWDEPLLTELARLMGTASICGLGQAAMNPLKSALKHFRDDLRGEVR; encoded by the coding sequence ATGGACACGGCCATCGTCGCCAAAGACGACACGAAAAGGCGCTCCATCCATCCCGGTTCGGGGCGCCGGAACACCCGGCCCCAGCCGAAGGGCCGGCAGGTCGATCCGGCGGCCCTGGCGGAGGTGCAGGAACTTCTCGGTGACCGGTCCCGGCAGCGGGACCTGCTGATCGAGCATCTGCACCTGTTGCAGGACACCTATCACGGGCTGCATGCCCGCCATCTCGCGGCGCTCGCCCACGAGATGCGGCTGGCCCTGGTGGAGGTGTACGAGGTGGCGTCCTTCTACGCCCACTTCGACATCGTGATGGACGGGGAGGAAGCCCCTCCGCCCGTGACCGTCCGGGTCTGCGACAGCCTGTCCTGCTGCATGGCCGGCGGCGAGAAGCTGCTCGACGAACTGAAGGCCGCCGACATGGGGCCGGACGTCCGGGTGGTGCGCGCCCCCTGCATGGGCGCCTGCCACAACGCCCCGGCGGTGGCCATCGGCCACGCCCTGCACGAGAACGCCACGGTCGAGAGCGTGGTCACCGCCGTGAAGAACGGCGAGACGCACCCGCAGCTCCCCACCTATGTCAGCCTGGAGCAGTACAAGGCGGAGGGCGGCTACCGCCTGCTCGCCGACTGTCTGACGGGCAACGTCCCGGTGGATGACATCCTCGGCAAGCTGGAAGGGGCCAACCTGCGCGGCCTCGGCGGCGCCGGCTTCCCGACCGGCCGCAAGTGGCGCTTCGTCCGCCACGAGCCCGGCCCCCGCCTGATGGCGGTGAACGGGGACGAGGGCGAGCCGGGCACCTTCAAGGACCGCTACTATCTGGAGAACGATCCGCACCGCTTCCTGGAGGGGATGCTGATCGGCGCCTGGGTGGTCGAGGCGACCGACGTCTACATCTACCTGCGCGACGAGTACCCGCACATCCGCGAGGTGCTGGAGCACGAGATCACCGCCGTGGAGAAGGCCGGCCTCGCCGGGCACACCCGCATCCATCTGCGGCGCGGCGCCGGGGCCTACATCTGCGGCGAAGAGTCCGCGATGCTGGAGAGCATCGAGGGCAAGCGCGGCCTGCCGCGGCACAAGCCGCCCTTCCCGTCGGTCGTCGGCCTGTTCGGTCGCCCGACCCTGATCAACAACGTCGAGACGCTGTTCTGGATCAGGGACATCCTTGAGAAGGGCGCCGACTGGTGGGGCAGCCACGGGCGCAACGGCCGCAAGGGCCTGCGCAGCTACTCCGTCTCCGGTCATGTGAAGGACCCGGGCGTGAAGCTGGCCCCCGCCGGCGTCACCATCCGCGAGCTGATCGACGAGTATTGCGGCGGCATGGCCGACGGCCACACGCTCAAGGGCTATCTGCCCGGCGGCGCGTCGGGCGGCATCCTGCCCGCCAGCATGGACGACATCCCGCTGGACTTCGGCACGCTGGAGCAGCACGGCTGCTTCATCGGCTCCGCCGCGGTGGTCGTGCTGTCGGACAAGGACGACATGCGCAAGGTCGTGCGCAACCTGCTGGACTTCTTCGAGGACGAGAGCTGCGGCCAGTGTACGCCCTGCCGCGTCGGAACGGAGAAGGCGGTGGCGCTCATCAAGCAGCCGGTGTGGGACGAGCCGCTCTTGACGGAACTCGCCCGGCTGATGGGCACGGCGTCGATCTGCGGCCTGGGTCAGGCCGCGATGAACCCACTCAAGAGTGCGCTGAAGCATTTCCGCGACGATCTGCGCGGGGAGGTCCGGTGA
- a CDS encoding GntR family transcriptional regulator: MQTMSFSVAPLDQGMSFKAKAYQSLRQAITQMDIYGGPSEIRLDERQLCEALGVSRTPVREAMALLEQEGFIRSMPRRGIFVVRKTKAEIIEMITVCAALEGMAARLFVERADERGMADLHETFDRFAEGELADHVLEYSDANVAFHQSIIQASGCTLIADLTDRFFIHMRAIRRVTMRRGGRAETSIVEHRDIIDALTRRDADLAERRVREHTLGLARHVEQHCDFLD, encoded by the coding sequence ATGCAGACGATGAGTTTCTCGGTCGCACCCCTGGATCAGGGGATGAGCTTCAAGGCCAAGGCCTACCAGTCGCTGCGCCAAGCCATCACCCAGATGGACATCTACGGCGGGCCGAGCGAGATCCGCCTCGACGAGCGCCAGCTCTGCGAGGCGCTGGGCGTCAGCCGCACCCCGGTGCGCGAGGCCATGGCGCTGCTGGAGCAGGAGGGCTTCATCCGCTCCATGCCCCGGCGCGGCATCTTCGTGGTGCGCAAGACCAAGGCGGAGATCATCGAGATGATCACCGTCTGCGCGGCGCTGGAGGGCATGGCCGCCCGGCTCTTCGTCGAGCGCGCCGACGAGCGCGGCATGGCCGACCTGCACGAGACCTTCGACCGCTTCGCCGAAGGCGAGCTGGCCGACCACGTGCTGGAGTATTCCGACGCCAACGTCGCCTTCCACCAGTCGATCATCCAGGCCTCGGGCTGCACGCTCATCGCCGACCTGACCGACCGCTTCTTCATCCACATGCGGGCCATCCGCCGCGTCACCATGCGCCGCGGCGGCCGGGCCGAGACGTCCATCGTCGAGCACCGCGACATCATCGACGCCCTGACCCGGCGCGACGCCGACCTGGCCGAGCGGCGGGTGCGCGAGCACACGCTGGGGCTGGCCCGCCATGTCGAACAGCACTGCGATTTTCTCGATTGA
- a CDS encoding IclR family transcriptional regulator codes for MKTQALMMAPPAPRAEGRAETVDRAAKGNLVQSLSRALSIMTILGQSDSPMSLTAVAEAAHLSPSTAHRLLTTLQEERYVRFDQGKRGWAVGVQAYMTGTGFLKTRSLLDVARPRMRRLMEETSEVVNLAVEENGEAIYLHRVGGPRVAQAALPVTDRTLLHCSAVGKALLAGMPDTRVQSIVTQRGMRQFTRTTVSSIPALHRELILTRDRGYAVDQEERVSGLHCVAAAIYDEQARVIGALSLSSTNRRLDDARVVAFGEMVKRTAAAVTAEIGGRFPT; via the coding sequence ATGAAGACGCAAGCGCTGATGATGGCACCCCCGGCCCCGCGGGCCGAAGGCCGCGCGGAAACCGTGGACCGTGCGGCGAAGGGCAATCTCGTTCAGTCGCTGTCGCGGGCGCTGAGCATCATGACCATCCTCGGCCAGTCGGACAGCCCGATGAGCCTGACCGCGGTGGCCGAAGCGGCGCATCTCTCGCCCTCCACGGCGCACCGCCTGCTGACCACCCTGCAGGAGGAGCGTTACGTGCGCTTCGACCAGGGCAAGCGGGGCTGGGCGGTCGGGGTGCAGGCCTACATGACCGGCACCGGCTTCCTGAAGACGCGCAGCCTGCTCGACGTCGCCCGCCCGCGGATGCGCCGGCTGATGGAGGAGACCAGCGAGGTCGTCAATCTGGCCGTCGAGGAGAATGGCGAGGCCATCTATCTGCACCGGGTCGGCGGCCCGCGCGTCGCCCAGGCGGCGCTTCCCGTCACCGACCGCACGCTGCTGCACTGTTCCGCCGTCGGCAAGGCGCTGCTCGCCGGCATGCCCGACACGCGGGTGCAGAGCATCGTGACCCAGCGCGGCATGCGCCAGTTCACCCGGACCACCGTGTCGTCGATCCCGGCCCTGCACCGGGAGCTGATCCTGACGCGCGACCGCGGCTACGCCGTGGACCAGGAGGAGCGGGTCAGCGGCCTGCACTGTGTCGCCGCGGCGATCTATGACGAGCAGGCCCGCGTCATCGGTGCCCTGTCGCTGTCGAGCACCAACCGGCGCCTGGACGACGCCCGCGTCGTGGCCTTCGGTGAGATGGTCAAGCGCACCGCCGCGGCGGTGACCGCCGAGATCGGCGGGCGTTTCCCCACCTGA